The Nicotiana tomentosiformis chromosome 2, ASM39032v3, whole genome shotgun sequence genome includes the window aggagactatcgaccgcctcgctgcagaaaaagaaaccatcttggccaaattattatcggccgatgttcagcttcgaagcgtcaagcaaaagggtttggctcaggccaagaggatcgaggagcttgaaacacggcttgttgaggccaaggcagaggtcgagtcgtcgaaagtcttggcggacaagtccattgccgtggatcgggccgatgccgaggctgctcaaatggaggcaagagaggcagcggatactgccgacactcgagcacattgggttgccgaacttgttaagtgtcggtctcggagggagaccctcgagaagatacacgctcgaggtttcgaccttgctgaagagataaaaagggctaaagaactcgaagctgaagctgaagccctggcttctgatggcgatgatgacgatgatgacgatgatgatgatggtagcaagagcgggtccTAAGATGGGAGAgagcccggtggagaagagacTGCTCTCGATGACAAcccagaagcttagcccttagcttctATGTCGCATTTATTTATGTAAACCATCCTTGTATATCTatacaaatatatttttcttttactgaCTTACTTCGTGAAGATTTTatttatgctttgtggatgttTTCATGAGGATTTAGGTGATTTCATCGAATTCGGCCTTCGTAGTctttatggccgagtgagtgttagctcgagttcgaaataaaagtagcccacaagcttagtggtcgagtgggcGCTCGCCCGAACTcgaaaaataaaagtagcccacaggcttagtagtcgagtgaacgtTCTAACTCGAAGtgagatagcccttaggctttgataattgagtgagtgattgtttcgaactcgaactcaaagtatattaGCCTGTaaacttttatgatcgagtgagtgattgctcgaactcgaagtaagatagcttttaggctttaataattgagtgagtgattgttcgaactcgaagtaagatagcctttaggctttaataattgagtgagtgattgtttcgaactcgaactcagaatatcttagcccgtagattttttatgactgagtgagtgattgctcgaactcgaagtaagatagcctttaggctttaataattgagtgagtgtttgtttcgaactcgaactcagaatatcttagcccgtaggccttttatgaccgagtgagtgattgctcgaattcgaagtaagatagcctttaggctttaataattgagtgagtgtttgtttcgaactcaaattcagaatatcttagcccgtaggctttttatgactgagtgagtgactgctcgaactctaagtaagatagcctttaggctttaataattgagtgagtgtttgtttcgaactcaaactcagaatatcttagctcgtaggctttttatgaccgagcgagtgattactcgaactcgaagtaagatagcctttaggctttaataattgagtgagcgattgtttcgaactcgaactcagaatatcttagcccgtaggctttttatgatcgctTGTATCAAAAATCCCTTTCatggtggttggcctttaagcctgtttgaatcatgaagcaggaAAATCTTTTAAAAGTAGGAGATATCTGAAAAAgttctcctttataagtcattacaaatgtgtttgtatcttgtgccagagttcgagcaaaactacgtgtttgtggttcgttttgaccatttggcccttacacttttctctatcgagaccttgtttgtcatgaatttgatatggagcaactttcttgtgccgaacttgatttattcgcTTGGTAGctagccccccagtattcgaggttgattatgaaggagcctcggatactattgatttgtccccgggtagcacatagttgttgtctcgttaaaaaccttgccggaaaaacccatttgggataaaagtcgaacttaagggaaaaagagtacaatgcgtgCTTTGAAACTAGAGTTCTTGATGTTTTTCgttgaattcctgcaatgagttagtgtcgaatatacgtATATAGACACtaacagtaatatcgtttgagaagcgatatgttccaattgtttggtaatggtttttcatctattgctccaagtttataagaccATTTCCCGATTATATCGAGGatttgatagggtccttcccaatttgggccgagcttcccttcactaggatctcgagtgttgacggtgaccttccttaggaccaagtccccggccttgaaatggcggaggttggttcttctgttgtagtacctttcgattcgttgtttttgtgcagccattcgaaccagtgccgcctctcgtttttcatctaataattcgaggttagtattcattgcctcgtagttcgattcttCCGATGTATGTCGGGACCTTGCGCTTGGTTCCCCGATTTCGACCGGAATTAGAGCTTCAGATCCATACACTAGGGAAAATGGGGTTGCTTCtgtactggatttagatgttgtccgatatccccaaaggacttcgggcaaaatttctctccactttcctttagcttcgttcaatcttttctttatgttttggatgataatcttgttcgttgattcggcctgtccgttcccctaggatgatatggtgtagacagtattctttttattttatggtcttcgaggaatttcgtcactttaccgccgataaattgtctaccattgtcgcatgttatttctgctggtatcccaaatcgacacacgatgtggtcccagatgaaatctataacctctttttctcactttttcgaacgcctgtgtttcaacccatttagagaaatagtcagtcataaacaaagtgaatttagctttacctggggctgatggtagagggccgacgatatccattccccatttcatgaatggccatggagaaatgaccgaatgaagttgctctccgggttgatggatcatcggtgcaaacctttgacatttatcacattttcgaacgaactccttagtgtccttctccatgctatcctagtagtaccctgctctgatgattttgcgaATTAATGGTTCGAcgccggagtggtttccacaagtgccttcatggacctctcgtaaaacataatcggtgtttCCTGATCCCAAACATACCGCCAGTGGTCCGTCgaacgtccttctgtataatgttccatcttcgaCCAGCGTGAATCGAGCAAccttggttcgtagaaccctcgattctttagggttcgatgggagttttccgttctttaaatattcaatatacttattcctccaatcccaggttaagctcgtggaATTTATTTCGGCATGTCCATCCTCTGttacagatctcgagagttgaacgacagtccccgagttgatcttatcttcctcgaccgacgatcccaaatttgcgagtgcgtcggcctcatagttttgttctcgaggcacatgttgtagggtccattctttgaaacggtgtagagttacctgtaatttgtccaaatacctttgcatcatatcttctcgaacctcgaaagttttgtttacttggtttcccactagtaaagagtcacatttggctttaaTGACTTATGTTTccaggcttttagctagctcaagacctgcaatcatggcctcgtactcgacctcattgttagttaatctagtggttttgatggattgtctaataatgccaccTGTGGGAGGTTTTAGTACGATGtcaagcccggaccccttcacatttgaagcaccatctgtgtagagggtccaaacccccgacgacgtacccgattttagcaagagttccttttcaagttcgggtacgagggttggcgtgaaatcggccacgaagtctgctaaaatttgggacttgatggttgtacggggttgatattcgatatcgtacccacttagtTCGACGGCCcgtttggccaatcgacccgatagttcgggcttgtgcaaaatattgcgaagtgggtaagtggtcaaaacgcatatggggtgacatcgaaagtatggtcttaactttctagaggcgcttactagtgcaagtgctaatttctctTAATGAGGGTATCTAGtctctgcttcccctaaggtccgacttacataataaacaggaaactgtgtaccttgctcttctcgaattaggaTGCCGCTTAGCGCGatttccgataccgccaagtatacGTACATCTTCTCATCTGTcctcggagtgtgaagtagtggtgggctctgtgagaaagcacgggagaaaatatgttattgatattggatgataaatacaatacaagaggtccctatttatagctatacactacaaggagatattactcctcttccaatgtgggacaagactacactatacatatctatatactaacactccccctcaagccggtgcatacacattaTATGTActgagcttgttacacatgtaactaatacgagaactagtaagagacttagtgaaaatatctgctagttgatcattcgactttacaaactttgtaacaatatctcctgaaagtattttttttctgacaaagtgacagtcgatctcaatgtgtttagtcctctcatggaacaccggatttgacgcaatatgaagagcagcttggttatcacacactagttccatcttgctgatttctccgaactttgactccttgagcaactgcttgacccaaactaactcacacgtcgccatagccatggctCGATATTCGGCTTcagcgctagatcgagcaactacattctgtttcttgctcgtctacgagaccaaattacctcctactagaacacaatatccagacgtagaacgtctatcaaaaggtgatcctgcccaatcagcatctgtgtacccaacaatctgctcgtggtctcgatcctcgaatagtaatcctttacCTAGAGCTGACTTTTTATACCGAaaaatgcgaacaactgcatcccagtgactatcacagggagaatccataaactgacttacaagactcaccggaaaagaaatgtcaggtctagtcactgtgaggttattcaatttgccaaccaacctcctatatctcgtagggtctctaagaggttCCCCcgtccaggcagaagcttagcattcggattcataggagagtcaataggtctgcaacccatcattccagtctcctcaagaatgtctaaggcatacttccgctgtgaaataacaaaatctgagctagactgagcgacctcaatacctagaaaatacttcaatctgcccagatccttagtctggaagtgctgaaagagatgttgcttcagattagtaataccatcttgatcattaccagtaataacaatatcatcaacataaaccactagataaatacacagattaggagcagaatgccgataaaacacagagtgatcagcctcactacgagtcatgccaaactcctgaataattgtgctgaacttaccaaaccaagctcgaggggactgtttcaaaccatatatacctgcgcaatctgcacacacaaccattaaactccccttgagcaacaaaaccagatgattgctccatataaacttcttcctcaagatcaccgtggagaaaaacATTTTTAATGTCTAattgataaagaggccaatgatgtacaacagccatggacaaaaagagacgaacaaatgttactttagccacgggagagaaagtatcactataatcatgcccaaaaatctgagtatatccttttgcaacaagacgagccttaagccgatcaacctggccatccgggccgactttgactgcataaacccaacgacaaccaacaatagacttacctgcaggaagaggaacaagctcccaagtgtcactcgcatgtaaaacagacatctcgtcaatcatagcatgtcgccatcctggatgagatagtgcctcacctgtagacttagggatagaaacaatggacaaagaagatataaaagt containing:
- the LOC138906497 gene encoding uncharacterized protein isoform X1 — encoded protein: MIVGHLPSLPTFSEEALKEARELKTPYMGGCSSVGDPFRDCFTGVDDASDISDASLLLEEAQRFISRAISRFRVDLSQCEVELQKVSGERDALRLLCSQNDEAIKDHQANLAKAREEETELDKQLQQKVEKIWLLREEVDQIKAECDRWKETIDRLAAEKETILAKLLSADVQLRSVKQKGLAQAKRIEELETRLVEAKAEVESSKVLADKSIAVDRADAEAAQMEAREAADTADTRAHWVAELVKCRSRRETLEKIHARGFDLAEEIKRAKELEAEAEALASDGDDDDDDDDDDGSKSGS
- the LOC138906497 gene encoding KNR4/SMI1 homolog isoform X2, whose amino-acid sequence is MIVGHLPSLPTFSEEALKEARELKTPYMGGCSSVGDPFRDCFTGVDDASDISDASLLLEEAQRFISRAISRFRVDLSQCEVELQKVSGERDALRLLCSQNDEAIKDHQANLAKAREEETELDKQQKVEKIWLLREEVDQIKAECDRWKETIDRLAAEKETILAKLLSADVQLRSVKQKGLAQAKRIEELETRLVEAKAEVESSKVLADKSIAVDRADAEAAQMEAREAADTADTRAHWVAELVKCRSRRETLEKIHARGFDLAEEIKRAKELEAEAEALASDGDDDDDDDDDDGSKSGS